In a single window of the Montipora capricornis isolate CH-2021 chromosome 11, ASM3666992v2, whole genome shotgun sequence genome:
- the LOC138024575 gene encoding uncharacterized protein, with translation MMNELKPREWEDIAFRLSALCGGFEKYDIVEDMGFSARNRRKQSQGTDPRLNLDALLRRKSTESTVSTDSQEDEMLLSSCSEPDLIKSDGISTEESKGTLKKKTLRRNNPPKTKSMDLDLSTFDFTELRSDRLSSTEI, from the exons ATGATGAATGAATTGAAGCCGCGAGAATGGGAGGACATCGCTTTTCGTTTATCAG CGCTATGTGGAGGATTTGAGAAATATGACATTGTGGAAGACATGGGATTTAGTGCACGTAACAGGAGAAAGCAATCCCAGGGCACAGATCCTAGACTAAACCTTGATGCCTTGCTAAGAAGAAAGTCGACAGAATCTACTGTGTCAACCGATTCCCAAGAAGACGAAATGCTACTTTCATCTTGTTCAGAACCAGATCTCATTAAGTCTGATGGTATTTCGACAGAGGAGAGCAAAGGAACTTTAAAAAAGAAGACTTTAAGAAGAAACAATCCTCCAAAAACAAAATCTATGGACTTGGACTTATCAACCTTCGACTTCACGGAGCTTCGAAGCGATAGATTAAGTTCCACCGAAATATAA